The genomic stretch ATTCCGGCCACCATTTCAGGAGACGTACCCCAGCTCACCTGCGGCTGGATTTCCGAGCCTTCGAGCTCAACAATCTTGTCGAAGACTGCATCGCTATCGCTATGCAACGTGCGCCAGTATTCAACTGCAGCATCCCACTGCTCGCCCTTGGGGCCAAACGGGCGATTGCGAACGTATTCGATGGTGGTGTCATCAACCGCTACCATACCAACCCGCGCACCGGCTTCGATGGACATGTTGCAGATGGTCATCCGCCCTTCCATGCTCAGGCCCCGGATGGCTTCGCCGCCAAACTCAATGGCGTGCCCGGTACCACCGGCAGTCCCGATTTTGCCAATGATGGCCAGCACAACATCCTTGCCGGTAACGCCCGGACCCAGCTTGCCATTGACCTTCACCAGCATGTTTTTCATTTTCTGCTGCACCAGGCACTGGGTAGCCAGCACATGCTCAACTTCACTGGTGCCAATACCATGAGCCAGGCAACCGAAAGCACCGTGGGTAGATGTATGGGAATCCCCACAAACAATACTCATGCCCGGCAACGTTGCGCCCTGCTCGGGCCCGATAACGTGCACGATGCCCTGGCGTTGATCCTTGATCTTGAACTCTAGAATCCCGAACTCGTCGCAGTTCTTGTCCAGTGTTTCCACCTGGATCCGGGAAACCGGGTCAACAATACCTTCGACACCACGATCACGATCCGTGGTAGGCACGTTGTGGTCCGGCGTCGCAATGTTGGCATCAATCCGCCACGGCTTCCGCCCCGCCAGACGCAGGCCTTCAAATGCCTGGGGTGATGTCACTTCGTGCAGTAACTGACGATCGATATAAATCAACGCGGAGCCGTCATCGCGCTGTTTGACGAGATGATCGTCCCACAATTTGTCGTATAAGGTTTTGCCCGCCATGGTTCTCTCTCACTCTCTGGGGGTTTTTGGTTCTGACGTTTGATAACGGTATCTTACCGCCTGCGACCGGATAACCCCAATTCATGTTTTTTATCTATCGCATGCCTTATGGTAATGCTTTAAGATTCTGAGAAGGTCGCATGAAGGGATAAGCCTCCCAAAACACGCCCGTAAATACATCCATGTAGGGCTCGGTCGCGCCATCCCTGGCGCTCCACGGTTTTGGGAGGCTCATCCCTCCATACTCCCCATGCGCTGCGGATATTGGCCACACTCTGGGGAGCGGGTTGGAGCAGC from Marinobacter adhaerens HP15 encodes the following:
- the leuC gene encoding 3-isopropylmalate dehydratase large subunit, which translates into the protein MAGKTLYDKLWDDHLVKQRDDGSALIYIDRQLLHEVTSPQAFEGLRLAGRKPWRIDANIATPDHNVPTTDRDRGVEGIVDPVSRIQVETLDKNCDEFGILEFKIKDQRQGIVHVIGPEQGATLPGMSIVCGDSHTSTHGAFGCLAHGIGTSEVEHVLATQCLVQQKMKNMLVKVNGKLGPGVTGKDVVLAIIGKIGTAGGTGHAIEFGGEAIRGLSMEGRMTICNMSIEAGARVGMVAVDDTTIEYVRNRPFGPKGEQWDAAVEYWRTLHSDSDAVFDKIVELEGSEIQPQVSWGTSPEMVAGIDGKVPDPEQEADPIKREGIVRALKYMGLQPNMAITDIKLDRVFIGSCTNSRIEDLREAAAVVKGRKVSPILKQAMVVPGSGLVKAQAEQEGLDKIFIEAGLEWRDPGCSMCLAMNADKLGQGEHCASTSNRNFEGRQGFGGRTHLVSPAMAAAAAVTGHFVDVRELMN